One genomic segment of Sminthopsis crassicaudata isolate SCR6 chromosome 4, ASM4859323v1, whole genome shotgun sequence includes these proteins:
- the MMUT gene encoding methylmalonyl-CoA mutase, mitochondrial, which translates to MLKAKIGLLLFPPHHLKQLKETKFLRHTCQRLLHQQLPLHPEWVALAKKQLKGKNPEDLIWHTPEGISIKPLYSSKDTKELPEELPGMKPFSRGPYPTMYTFRPWTIRQYAGFSTVEESNKFYKDNIKAGQQGLSVAFDLATHRGYDSDNPRVCGDVGMAGVAIDTVEDTKILFDGIPLEKMSVSMTMNGAVIPVLATFIVTGEEQGVPQEKLTGTIQNDILKEFMVRNTYIFPPEPSMRIIADIFQYTAKHMPKFNSISISGYHMQEAGADAILELAYTIADGLEYCRTGLQAGLSIDDFAPRLSFFWGIGMNFYMEIAKMRAGRRLWAHLVEKMFKPKNSKSLLLRAHCQTSGWSLTEQDPYNNIIRTTIEAMAAVFGGTQSLHTNSFDEALGLPTVKSARIARNTQIIIQEESGIPKVADPWGGSYMMESLTNEVYNAALKLINEIEEMGGMAKAVAEGIPKLRIEECAARRQARIDSGSEVIVGVNKYQLEKEEPVDVLSIDNTSVRNKQIEKLKKVKANRNQEAAKKCLAAITACAATGEGNILHLAVEAARARCTVGEITDAMKKVFGEHKANDRMVSGAYRQEFGENEEIAFAVNRVQKFMECEGRRPRLLVAKMGQDGHDRGAKVIATGFADLGFDVDIGPLFQTPQEVAQQAVDADVHVVGVSTLAAGHKTLVPDLIKELTALGRPDILIVCGGVIPPQDYEFLYSIGVANVFGPGTRIPKAAVQVLEDIEKSLEKKQESI; encoded by the exons ATGTTAAAAGCTAAAATTGGACTGCTTTTGTTCCCTCCACACCACCTGAAACAACTAAAAGAGACTAAGTTTTTGAGGCATACATGCCAACGCCTTCTTCATCAACAACTACCCCTACATCCAGAATGGGTTGCCTTAGCTAAAAAGCAATTGAAAGGCAAGAATCCAGAAGATTTGATATGGCACACTCCAGAAGGAATCTCGATAAAGCCCTTGTATTCCAGCAAAGATACCAAGGAACTACCTGAAGAATTACCAGGAATGAAACCCTTTAGTCGTGGGCCATATCCCACCATGTATACTTTCAGACCATGGACCATCCGCCAATATGCAGGTTTTAGCACTGTGGAAGAAAGCAATAAATTCTATAAGGACAACATAAAGG CTGGTCAGCAGGGATTATCAGTTGCTTTTGATCTTGCAACCCATCGGGGATATGATTCAGATAATCCACGAGTTTGTGGAGATGTTGGAATGGCCGGAGTTGCCATTGACACTGTGGAAGATACCAAAATTCTTTTTGATGGAATTCCTTTAGAAAAAATGTCAGTTTCCATGACAATGAATGGAGCAGTTATCCCAGTTCTTGCAACTTTTATTGTAACTGGGGAAGAACAAGGAGTACCTCAAGAAAAACTAACTGGTACAATACAGAATGACATATTAAAGGAGTTCATGGTCAGAAATACTTAcatttttcctccagagccatccaTGAGGATAATTGCAGACATCTTCCAATACACAGCAAAG caTATGCCCAAGTTTAATTCAATTTCTATTAGTGGATACCATATGCAAGAAGCAGGAGCTGATGCCATTCTGGAATTAGCATATACTATAGCTGATGGTTTAGAATACTGCAGAACTGGCCTCCAAGCTGGCCTTAGCATTGATGACTTTGCACCAAG ATTATCTTTCTTCTGGGGAATTGGAATGAATTTTTATATGGAAATAGCAAAAATGAGAGCTGGGAGACGACTCTGGGCACACTTAGTTGAGAAAATGTTTAAACCCAAAAACTCTAAATCTCTTCTTCTGCGAGCACATTGTCAGACATCAGGCTGGTCACTTACTGAACAG gaCCCTTACAATAATATTATTCGTACTACAATAGAAGCAATGGCAGCAGTGTTTGGAGGGACCCAGTCCTTGCATACAAATTCATTCGATGAAGCTTTAGGTTTGCCAACAGTAAAAAGTGCTCGAATTGCCAGAAACACTCAGATCATAATTCAGGAAGAATCTGGGATTCCCAAAGTAGCTGATCCATGGGGAGGTTCATATATGATGGAATCTCTCACAAATGAAGTCTATAATGCTGCTTTGAAG CTtattaatgaaattgaagaaatggGTGGAATGGCCAAAGCTGTAGCTGAAGGAATCCCTAAACTTCGAATTGAAGAATGTGCTGCTCGGAGACAAGCCAGGATAGATTCTG GATCTGAAGTAATTGTTGGTGTGAATAAATACCAGTTAGAAAAAGAAGAGCCTGTTGATGTTCTGTCCATTGACAATACTTCAGTTCGTAACAAGCaaattgaaaaacttaaaaag GTGAAAGCCAACAGAAATCAAGAAGCAGCTAAAAAATGTCTTGCTGCAATCACTGCTTGTGCTGCTACTGGGGAAGGAAACATCCTTCATCTTGCAGTAGAGGCAGCCCGAGCAAG atgtaCAGTTGGAGAAATAACAGATGCAATGAAAAAAGTGTTTGGTGAACATAAAGCTAATGATCGAATGGTGAGTGGAGCATACCGCCAGGAATTTggagagaatgaagaaatagCTTTTGCTGTTAATAG GGTCCAGAAGTTTATGGAATGTGAAGGCCGTAGACCTCGTCTTCTTGTGGCAAAAATGGGACAAGATGGCCATGATAGAGGAGCAAAAGTTATTGCTACAGGCTTTGCTGATCTTGGCTTCGATGTGGATATAGGTCCACTTTTTCAG ACTCCTCAAGAAGTAGCTCAGCAGGCTGTGGATGCAGATGTCCATGTTGTAGGTGTGAGTACCCTAGCAGCAGGTCACAAAACTCTGGTTCCAGATCTCATCAAAGAGCTGACTGCTCTTGGACGGCCAGATATTCTTATAGTATGTGGAGGAGTCATACCACCTCAG